The Mycteria americana isolate JAX WOST 10 ecotype Jacksonville Zoo and Gardens chromosome 25, USCA_MyAme_1.0, whole genome shotgun sequence genome includes a window with the following:
- the LOC142420850 gene encoding feather beta keratin-like, giving the protein MSCYDLCRPCGPTPLANSCNEPCVRQCQDSRVIIEPSPVVVTLPGPILSSFPQNTAVGSTTSAAVGSILSAEGVPISSGGFSLSGLGGRYYGRRCLPC; this is encoded by the coding sequence atgtcctgctacgatctgtgccgtccctgtggcccaaccccgcttgccaacagctgcaacgagccctgtgtcaggcagtgccaggactcccgcgtgaTTATCGAACcatctcctgtggtggtgaccctgcctggacccatcctcagctccttcccccagaacactgctgtgggatccaccacctccgctgctgttggcagcatcctgagtgccgagggagtgcccatctcctctgggggctttagcctctctggccttggtggccgctactatggcagaaggtgcctgccctgctaa